The genomic region CGGCTCCGGTGGTGTCGGGGGCCCACGTCATCACGGTGACGGGCTCCCTGGAGCCCCCCGAGGCACCAGGGAGCACGCCGCAGCCGGATATCAGCAGTGCCCCGGCCGCCACCGATGTGAGGAGCCTGTAGGGGCGGGGGGAGATGAGGCGTCGCCATCCGGTCATGGGCATGAACTTTTGCGGTTCAGGGGTAACGCCACAGCGTGCTGCGGTCAACACAGGGTGACGTGGAGGTGAATTACGGGGGGCCGCGCACGGCCCCGGCCGGGGAACGTACGATCGGCAACCGTGCAGCAAGGTTCGGAGAACTCTTCCCGTCGCGGCCGTCGCTCCTCCACCATGGGCGGCATGCCGCTCAACGACATGCCGTGGTGGCGCTGGCGCAGCAACGTGCGCTCGGCGCTGCACATGCTCTCCGACCCCGTCTTCCACCACGAGTGCTGGCTGGCCGGCCGGGAGGGGTACGGCGACGTCACCGACGCCGTGTACCGCCTGGTCGAGGACACCTGGCTGGACAACTGGTCCGCCGAGAAGTACGTGGGGACGATCTTCCGCGACTCCGCCGAGGCCGCCCTCGTGGACGTCGCCGCCCTGCGGGTGCTGCGCATCATGCACCAGATAGGCGCCGACGCCCCCGTCTCCGCCTATCTGGAGCATCCGGGCTGGCAGGAGGCCGTCGTGGCCGCCCGCGAGGCCCATGTGATGCTCGCCACCAACGACGGGGAGGACCCCGACACCCCGCCGCGGTCCCTGGACGTGCTCCGCATCATGACCAGATCGGCGTGACCCGCGGAGGGTGTGGCACCCTACGGGAATGACCGCGCCGCAGCCCGCCGAATCCGTACCCGCTGCCTCGGACACCGTCGCCGAGCAGTACGTCCTCACGCTCTCCTGCCCCGACAAGCAGGGCATCGTGCACGCCGTGTCGAGCTACCTCTTCATGACCGGCTGCAACATCGAGGACAGTCAGCAGTTCGGCGACCACGACACCGGTCTCTTCTTCATGCGCGTCCACTTCTCGGCGGACGCCACGGTCACCGTGGACAAGCTGCGCGCCAGCTTCGCCGCTATCGGGGACTCCTTCCGGATGGAGTGGCAGATCCACCGGGCGAGCGACCGGATGCGGATCGTGCTGATGGTCAGCAAGTTCGGGCACTGCCTCAACGACCTGCTGTTCCGCTCCCGCACCGGTGCGCTGCCGGTCGAGATCGTGGCGGTCGTCTCCAACCACACGGACTTCGCCGAGCTCGTCGCCTCGTACGGCGTCCCCTTCCGGCACATCCCCGTGAACAGGGAGAACAAGCCGGAGGCCGAGGCGCAGCTGCTGGAGCTGGTCCGTGGGGAGAACGTCGAACTCGTCGTCCTGGCGCGCTACATGCAGGTGCTCTCGGACGATCTCTGCAAGCAGCTGAGCGGCCGGATCATCAACATCCACCACTCCTTTCTGCCGAGCTTCAAGGGCGCGAAGCCGTACCACCAGGCCCATGCGCGCGGTGTGAAGCTGATCGGCGCGACGGCGCACTACGTGACCGCCGACCTCGACGAGGGGCCGATCATCGAGCAGGAGGTCGAGCGGGTCGGGCACGGCGTCACGCCGGACCAGCTCGTCGCCGTCGGGCGCGACGTGGAGTGCCAGGCGCTGGCCCGCGCCGTGCAGTGGCACGCGGAGCGGCGCATCCTGCTCAACGGCCGCCGTACGGTCGTCTTCCCGTAAGGACCTGCGAGGACCCGCGAGGACCCGTAAGGATCAGAGCCGGCTGAGGGAGGCCGCGGCGAACAGGACGTCGCGGATCGCCTCGCGGTCGCCCTCCTGGCCCGCCGCGGCCTCCACCGGCAGCACATGACCGGCGACCAGCCGGCAGAACTCCACCCCGTCGAGAGCGACCTGCGCGACCGCGTGGGCGGGGGAACCGAGGGCGGCCGGCGAGTCCAGCGCGATGTACCAGTCGCCGCCACCGCGGCCCTCGACCTCCAGGTGGAGGGAGCGGCCCGGCGAGCCCGCGGTGACCAGGTGGCGGGCCGGCGCGGCCAGCCCCGCGCGGCGGCGCTCGGCCAGGGTGGCGGGCAGCAGCCGGGCGGCCAGGTCGATCATCCGGTGGAGATGGGCGGCGGCGGGCGGCTCGTACGGGTAGTCCACCGCGTTCGCGATGTCACCGCCGTGCACCCAGCACTCGAAGGCCCGCTCCAGGAGCGAGTCCTGCAACGGGAGGGCGAAGCCGCCGTACGGGACGGAGAGCTCCGAGACACCGCGGCCGGCGAACGACACCGTACGGACGAGGGAGTGACTCTGGTCACGCCAGGGCTCCCGCACGGTCCGGGTGGGCGGCAGGTGGGCGGCCGCCCAGTACGCCTCGGTGCGCGCGGTCGGGGGCAGCGGCTGGTCTTCCTTCCCGAGCGGGTCGTCCAGGCCGAGGGCCTTGGAGACCAGACCGTCGACCGCCATGAGATGGCTGATCACCCCGGCGACCGTCGTCTTGCGGTTCACCTGCCGGTCGTCCTCGAACCACTTCAGCCGCACCGGCGCGTGCCACTCCGAGTCGCCGATGTCCCGCAGCAGCGCGTCGAGCCGCGCCGTCTCCGCAAGTACGGCGCGGCCCACGCCGGGACGGGGATGCGCGCGGGGCGGCGGCCCAGACAGCCCTCCAGGACCCGGGACCGGAGCATCGGGTCCAGGTCCAGGGTGCCGTCGCTGTGCAGCAGACCCACCGCGTCGCGCAGCCGCAGCCCCTCGTCGGCGCAGGGCGCGCAGGACGTGAGGTGCTCCTCGACGGCCGCCGTCTCCTCGGCGGAGCAGGCGGCCAGGGCCCAGGCGCCGAGGAGGGACTTGAGCACCTCGTGGGGCAGCGGCGGGGCGGGCGGTCCAGGAGGCCCGGGAGGTTCCGGTGGTTCGGGCGGCTCCGAGCCGCCGGGCCGGACCGGGGGCAGCCTCTCCCGGTCGTCCGCGGCGGCCCTCGGCCCCGGTATGCGCCGCTCGACCGGCTGCTCCCCTTCGCGGCCGCTGCCGCCGTGGCCGCCGTTCACGGCGTCGGCCCGTATCCGGGAGGCGCCGAGCCGGCCGGCGGCCGGGTGTTCGCGGTGGCGAGGAGCTGGAGGCCGAGCCGCAGCCGGCGCCTGGCCTCGTCCCCGGTGACGCCCAGGTCCGCGGCGGCCTGCCGGTAGTCCCGGCGCTGGACGTAGGCGAGCTCCAGGGCGGCGCGCAGGGGCGCGGGCATGGAGGCGACGATGTAGTCGGCCCGGGCGGCCGCGGTGGCCTTGAGCACCCGGTGCTCCAGCTCCTCGGCCCGCGCGGCCGCGTCCTCGCCGGGCCCCTCGGCCTCGCCGTGCGTGCTGCGGATCCGCTGCACGGACCGGCGGTGTGTGAGGCGTGCCACCCAGGAGCGCATGGAGCCGTGCTTGGGGTCGTACGCGTCGGGGTTCTCCCAGACGTAGCCGAAGACCTCGCGCGTCACCTGGTCCGCGGCGTCCTCGTCGTCCAGCATGCGGTGGGCCTGGCTGTGCACGAGGGCGGCGAACCGGTCGTAGAGCTCACCGAGGGCGGCCGCCTCGCCACGCGCCAGCCGCTGCTGCATGCGGCGGTCCCAGCGCGGTGGTGCGTCCTTCGCCATCCAGCCCCCAGCCCTGTGCCTCTCGTCATGTCGAATGTAGTCGGCGGCCTGGTCCGGGCACGCGCCTTTGCGCCAAGTACGTCCCTCAAGTGGCGCCGAATGATAGGGAACGCTTTCCCCCTTGCCCTTTCCTGACCGGGTAAACGATCCTGAAGTGATCATTTCTGGATGAATCCTGTGCCAGGCCGGTGGACGGAAGGGTGTTTCGCCGGGTGGCTACGCGGGCAGCCGCGAGGAGGAACGGAAACTTCCGGATCCTCCGGAGTCCCCGGAACGAGAGGCCGAGTCGCGTGACGCTGAAGGTGTACGAGACCGAGCAGGACGCGTGGACCGTGCTGCGGATCCACGGCGAACTCGACCTCGTGAGCTCACCTGTCGTGCGTCAGTCCGTCCACGGGGCGGTGGCCGCGGGCCGGCACGACGTGGTCCTCGACCTCTCCGGCGTCCTCTTCTGCGACTCCAGCGGTGTCGGCGTCCTGATCGCCTCCCGCCGCCTCATGAAGTCCTGCGGCGGCCGGCTGCGGCTCATCCTCCCGGCCCGCGGCGCGGTCGACGGCTCGCACGTCAACAAGGTGCTCGGCGCCCTGGGAGTACGCCGGCTCTTCGACGTCTACCCCGACTCGGACGCGGCCACCGACGACGAGTCCCGGCCACTCACCGCCTGAAACGCCGGACCGGGGCGAAATCGTCACACCCCTGCCGACCATCGGTGACACGTGACGCCGCTCGGCGTCGTACGCTCCCCGCATGGACAGCGCAGAGTACGAGCGCAAGATCGCGCACCGGTTCGCCGCCTTCGACCAGGACGGCAACGGCTACATCGATCGCGCCGATTTCAACGCCGCGGCGGCCCGTCTGCTCACCGAGTTCGGTACGACGGCACGCTGCGACCGGGGCCAGTCCCTCTACACGGGCGCGGAGGCCTTCTGGCAGGGCATGGCGGGCATCGCCGACGTGGACGGGGACCAGCGGGTCACCCGGGCGGAGTTCGTCGGCGGGGCCGTGAAGCGGCTGCGTGACAACCCCGAACGCTTCGCGGAGATCGCGCGCCCCTTCCTGCGCGCTGCGATCACGGTCGCCGCCGGCACGGACCCCGAGGGCGCCGGGCCCGCCTCGGCGCCGGTCGCCGCGGTGGAACGCGCCCTGCGGGTGCTGGGCGCCGCGGACGACATCGCGAGCGTCGCGGCCCGGAGCCTGGACACCGACCAGGACGGCCGGATCGCCGAGACGGAGGCGGTCGCCGCCTTCTCCGCGTACTTCACCGTGATCGAGCCCGACGCGTAGCCCGCGCGGGCGGAACCGGCGCGCGACCACCGTGACCGCCCGCGATCGTGTGTCAACACGCCCAACGCCATGAGCAGTTCGTGCCCTTCCGCGGCCCGGCCCGGGGTGCGCCCCGAGCCGGGCCGCGGCGCACGGTCCGGCGTGGTCGTGGCTGCCCGGGGGGTGTGCGGACCGTGCGGGGCGGGTGACGCAACGCATCCGGACCGGGGGTGTGCCCCGGGGGCGAACCGTCACCGGGCGGAGTCGCGGGCCCGCGCTCGGGTACGCTCCGTTGGATGCGAGTGGTACTGGAACCGGAGGATCCGGGTATGGCCCCTGTGGCCGCCCCGGGCGGTGCCCGGTGCCCTGCTCGTGACCCACGGAGCTGCGGCGGGCCCGCCGGGGACTCGGTCCCCGGGATGCCGGCGCGCTTCTGTTCGACTCTCCGCAGCACGCGTCGCACAGTATGGACCACGCGTACTCCTTCGCGCTGGAATATGCCCGAAGCGCTTGTTGCGGTGACTGTACGTCAACCATGCTGTCTCGCAGTGGAGTCACGTTCCGTGACCCTGAGGAGGCGCTAGGCGATGTGTCCGCCGGTTCGGATGGTGTGAGCGGTGCAGGTGCTTCAGGTTCAGCTGGAGGTCGGGCCGGATCCCGCGGAGGTGGGACGGGCCCGCAGATGGGCGCGGTCGCGGCTGATCGGGTCCGGGATGGAGGACGACGAGCCGCTCGCGGAGACTCTGATCCTGCTGATCTCGGAGCTCGTCACCAACGCGGTGGTCCACACGGGCTGTCCGGCCGTGCTGCGGATGCTCTTCGGCTCGGCCAATCCGTCCGGTTCGGCGGGGACCGTGCGGGTCGAGGTGGCCGACACCAGCTGCCGTCCGCCCCAGCCGCGTCACGCGGAGGGTGAGGACACCAACGGCCGCGGCCTGGAGCTGGTGGACGGCCTGGCGGACCGCTGGGGCTGGCAGCCGGAGGGCGCGGGCAAGCGGATCTGGTGCGAGGTCGACCGGGGCGGCCCGGTGATGGTCCCGGTGATCCAGGAGCAGCCCGGCGACCGGGCCAGCGCCTGAGGACACCCCGGGGCGCGGCTCAGCGTCCCGGGACCGTCGAGCGGAACGTCCGCCGGTAGACCGTGGGCGACACCCCCAAGGCAGCCTGCACGTGCTGCC from Streptomyces sp. QL37 harbors:
- a CDS encoding STAS domain-containing protein; this translates as MTLKVYETEQDAWTVLRIHGELDLVSSPVVRQSVHGAVAAGRHDVVLDLSGVLFCDSSGVGVLIASRRLMKSCGGRLRLILPARGAVDGSHVNKVLGALGVRRLFDVYPDSDAATDDESRPLTA
- a CDS encoding ATP-binding protein, with amino-acid sequence MQVLQVQLEVGPDPAEVGRARRWARSRLIGSGMEDDEPLAETLILLISELVTNAVVHTGCPAVLRMLFGSANPSGSAGTVRVEVADTSCRPPQPRHAEGEDTNGRGLELVDGLADRWGWQPEGAGKRIWCEVDRGGPVMVPVIQEQPGDRASA
- a CDS encoding EF-hand domain-containing protein, encoding MDSAEYERKIAHRFAAFDQDGNGYIDRADFNAAAARLLTEFGTTARCDRGQSLYTGAEAFWQGMAGIADVDGDQRVTRAEFVGGAVKRLRDNPERFAEIARPFLRAAITVAAGTDPEGAGPASAPVAAVERALRVLGAADDIASVAARSLDTDQDGRIAETEAVAAFSAYFTVIEPDA
- the purU gene encoding formyltetrahydrofolate deformylase, whose protein sequence is MTAPQPAESVPAASDTVAEQYVLTLSCPDKQGIVHAVSSYLFMTGCNIEDSQQFGDHDTGLFFMRVHFSADATVTVDKLRASFAAIGDSFRMEWQIHRASDRMRIVLMVSKFGHCLNDLLFRSRTGALPVEIVAVVSNHTDFAELVASYGVPFRHIPVNRENKPEAEAQLLELVRGENVELVVLARYMQVLSDDLCKQLSGRIINIHHSFLPSFKGAKPYHQAHARGVKLIGATAHYVTADLDEGPIIEQEVERVGHGVTPDQLVAVGRDVECQALARAVQWHAERRILLNGRRTVVFP
- a CDS encoding sigma-70 family RNA polymerase sigma factor; its protein translation is MAKDAPPRWDRRMQQRLARGEAAALGELYDRFAALVHSQAHRMLDDEDAADQVTREVFGYVWENPDAYDPKHGSMRSWVARLTHRRSVQRIRSTHGEAEGPGEDAAARAEELEHRVLKATAAARADYIVASMPAPLRAALELAYVQRRDYRQAAADLGVTGDEARRRLRLGLQLLATANTRPPAGSAPPGYGPTP